The Georgenia sp. TF02-10 genome window below encodes:
- a CDS encoding 2'-5' RNA ligase family protein: MRLFLALPLPPAVADHLDLALGALTAARPARGGGPGPLRWVEPDQRHITLLFLGEVPGGAVPELSADLGRVLAAAAPARLQLRGAGTFSRRTLWVGVHQVAEDDDGAQPDGGARADGGGRADGGARPDGETLPALMSALEDVAEQHTTIARRNRHRAHVTLARARDRRADEADLAALAHALSVYAGPSWRAEAAYLYSSELGAGKGGTPVHEVVETFSLGPADDG; the protein is encoded by the coding sequence GTGCGGCTCTTCCTCGCTCTCCCGCTGCCCCCGGCCGTCGCGGACCACCTCGATCTGGCCCTGGGCGCCCTCACCGCCGCGCGCCCGGCCCGCGGCGGCGGTCCCGGCCCGCTGCGGTGGGTCGAGCCAGACCAGCGGCACATCACCCTGCTCTTCCTCGGCGAGGTCCCCGGCGGGGCGGTGCCCGAGCTCAGCGCCGACCTCGGCCGGGTGCTGGCCGCCGCGGCGCCCGCCCGCCTGCAGCTGCGCGGCGCCGGCACCTTCTCCCGACGCACCCTGTGGGTGGGCGTGCACCAGGTGGCCGAGGACGACGACGGTGCCCAGCCCGACGGCGGCGCCCGGGCCGACGGCGGTGGCCGGGCCGACGGCGGTGCCCGACCCGACGGCGAGACGCTCCCGGCGCTGATGAGCGCGCTGGAGGACGTGGCCGAGCAGCACACCACCATCGCCCGGCGCAACCGCCACCGCGCCCACGTCACCCTCGCCCGGGCCCGCGACCGGCGCGCCGACGAGGCCGACCTCGCCGCCCTGGCCCACGCACTGTCCGTCTACGCCGGGCCGTCCTGGCGCGCCGAGGCGGCCTACCTCTACTCCTCCGAGCTCGGCGCCGGCAAGGGCGGCACCCCCGTGCACGAGGTCGTGGAGACCTTCTCCCTCGGCCCGGCCGACGACGGCTGA
- a CDS encoding type II toxin-antitoxin system Phd/YefM family antitoxin produces MQTISASTARRTLPAQLDRVEAGEEVAITRHGRVVAVLVRPDALGARRAAEAWGQANRIAVRLATARREPLRHPVLGPERAEELVEAVRADRSAR; encoded by the coding sequence GTGCAGACCATCAGCGCGAGCACCGCACGCCGGACCCTTCCGGCCCAGCTCGACCGGGTGGAGGCGGGCGAGGAGGTCGCGATCACGCGGCACGGCCGCGTCGTCGCCGTGCTCGTGCGCCCGGACGCGCTCGGGGCGCGCCGCGCCGCCGAGGCGTGGGGCCAGGCCAACCGGATCGCTGTCCGGCTCGCGACTGCTCGCCGCGAACCCCTGCGGCACCCGGTGCTCGGCCCCGAGCGGGCCGAGGAGCTGGTCGAGGCCGTCCGCGCCGACCGGTCGGCACGGTGA
- the pheS gene encoding phenylalanine--tRNA ligase subunit alpha gives MSTPTPPPRRDPATDDPSSAGAPSPAGAPASAIDPLDEAAVGAVVEAALAAVAAAGSLADLKAARLAHTGDRSPLALANRAIGALPGADKARAGRLVGQARGRVSRAVADRQAELEAERDARVLREEAVDVTLPTDRAPRGARHPLQTLQEEIADFFVAMGWEIAEGPEVEHEWFNFDALNFGPDHPARQMQDTFYVAPPTDVDGNPVDGLVLRTHTSPVQARELLARDLPVYLACPGKVFRTDALDATHTPVFHQVEGLAVDKGLTMAHLKGVLDHFARAMFGPGSRTRLRPSFFPFTEPSAEMDLWFPQKKGGPGWIEWGGCGMVNPAVLVANGVDPDVYTGFAFGMGVDRTLMLRHGIADMHDIVEGDVRFSQQFGTTGRGR, from the coding sequence ATGTCCACGCCCACCCCGCCGCCCCGCCGCGACCCGGCCACCGACGACCCGTCGTCCGCCGGAGCACCCTCGCCCGCCGGCGCCCCCGCCTCCGCCATCGACCCCCTGGACGAGGCAGCCGTCGGCGCCGTCGTCGAGGCCGCGCTGGCCGCCGTCGCCGCCGCCGGCTCCCTGGCGGACCTCAAGGCCGCCCGCCTCGCCCACACCGGGGACCGCAGCCCGCTCGCCCTGGCGAACCGGGCCATCGGGGCCCTGCCCGGTGCGGACAAGGCCCGCGCCGGCCGGCTCGTCGGCCAGGCCCGCGGCCGGGTGAGCCGCGCCGTCGCCGACCGGCAGGCCGAGCTCGAGGCCGAGCGCGACGCCCGGGTCCTGCGCGAGGAGGCCGTCGACGTCACCCTGCCCACCGACCGCGCCCCGCGCGGCGCCCGCCACCCGCTGCAGACCCTGCAGGAGGAGATCGCCGACTTCTTCGTCGCGATGGGCTGGGAGATCGCCGAGGGCCCCGAGGTCGAGCACGAGTGGTTCAACTTCGACGCGCTCAACTTCGGCCCGGACCACCCGGCCCGGCAGATGCAGGACACCTTCTACGTCGCCCCGCCCACCGACGTCGACGGCAACCCGGTGGACGGGCTGGTGCTGCGCACCCACACCTCCCCGGTGCAGGCCCGCGAGCTCCTCGCCCGGGACCTGCCGGTCTACCTCGCCTGCCCGGGCAAGGTCTTCCGCACCGACGCCCTGGACGCCACCCACACCCCGGTCTTCCACCAGGTCGAGGGCCTGGCGGTGGACAAGGGGCTGACCATGGCGCACCTGAAGGGGGTGCTGGACCACTTCGCCAGGGCCATGTTCGGCCCCGGCAGCCGCACCCGGCTGCGGCCGAGCTTCTTCCCCTTCACCGAGCCCAGCGCCGAGATGGACCTGTGGTTCCCGCAGAAGAAGGGCGGCCCGGGCTGGATCGAGTGGGGCGGCTGCGGCATGGTCAACCCCGCGGTCCTGGTCGCCAACGGCGTCGACCCCGACGTGTACACCGGCTTCGCCTTCGGCATGGGCGTGGACCGCACGCTCATGCTGCGCCACGGCATCGCCGACATGCACGACATCGTCGAGGGCGACGTCCGCTTCTCCCAGCAGTTCGGCACCACCGGAAGGGGCCGCTGA
- a CDS encoding phenylalanine--tRNA ligase subunit beta produces MPYVPLGWLAEHVAVPPGTTAAQLAANLVRVGLEEERIVPPAVTGPLVVGQVLTAVAEEHSNGKTIRYCRVDVGPEHNRPPGTGKEPAEVPSRGIVCGADNFAPGDHVVVALPGSVLPGPFPITARRTYGHVSDGMICSARELGLGEDHSGIIVLEQLLGPGAVPAPGTDAVALLGLGEEVLEINVTPDRGYCFAMRGVAREYSHATGAAFTDPGLPENLPAPPPAATAGGFAVAVDDDAAPVGCDRFVTRIVRGLDPTARTPRWMAQRLTQAGMRPISLAVDVTNYVMLDLGQPLHAYDLATLAAPVVVRRAAAGERLTTLDDVDRALDPADLLITDSPDGARGARVLGLAGVMGGAGTEVSAGTTDVLVEAAHFDPVSVARTARRHRLPTEAAKRFERGVDPRLPAVAAQRVVDLLVEHGGGTADPGVTDLDATTDPAPVTLDPALPGRLVGVDYPRAQVLDLLRQVGCTELPAGAGPAAGGPPDGGLAAVGLGEGDRADDAAATVRLRPPSWRPDLTGPADLAEEVARLAGYDQIPAVLPAAPAGRGLTPEQRGRRDVARALAEHGLTEVLSYPFVGDVHDRLGLPAEDPRRAVLRLVNPLAEDAGALRTSVLDTLLETARRNTGRGTTDLAVFEIGLVTRPAGLRAAAAPGVDRRPTDAELAALHAAVPAQPRHLAGVLAGQRVPAGVWGPGRAADWADAVDAVRTAAAAAGTEVRVRRGDLAPWHPGRCAEVLGPAGQVLGHAGELHPKVTAALELPPRTVAFEVDLDALLAAAPAEPVQVAPVSTFPLAKEDVALVVDDGVPAADVEAAVRAGAGDLAEEVHLFDVYTGDQLPAGKKSLAFALRLRAGDRTLTAAETAEVRARVVQVAGERVGAVLRG; encoded by the coding sequence ATGCCCTACGTCCCCCTCGGCTGGCTCGCCGAGCACGTCGCCGTCCCGCCCGGGACCACCGCCGCCCAGCTCGCCGCCAACCTCGTCCGCGTCGGGCTGGAGGAGGAGCGCATCGTCCCGCCCGCCGTCACCGGCCCGCTCGTCGTCGGCCAGGTGCTCACCGCCGTCGCCGAGGAGCACAGCAACGGCAAGACGATCCGCTACTGCCGGGTCGACGTCGGCCCCGAGCACAACCGCCCCCCGGGCACCGGCAAGGAGCCCGCCGAGGTGCCCAGCCGCGGCATCGTCTGCGGCGCGGACAACTTCGCCCCCGGCGACCACGTCGTCGTCGCGCTGCCCGGCAGCGTGCTGCCCGGCCCGTTCCCGATCACCGCCCGCCGCACCTACGGGCACGTCTCGGACGGGATGATCTGCTCCGCCCGCGAGCTCGGCCTGGGCGAGGACCACAGCGGCATCATCGTCCTCGAGCAGCTCCTCGGCCCCGGCGCCGTGCCCGCGCCGGGCACCGACGCCGTCGCCCTCCTCGGCCTGGGGGAGGAGGTCCTGGAGATCAACGTCACCCCGGACCGCGGGTACTGCTTCGCGATGCGCGGGGTGGCCCGGGAGTACTCCCACGCCACCGGCGCGGCCTTCACCGACCCCGGCCTGCCGGAGAACCTGCCCGCCCCGCCGCCCGCCGCCACCGCCGGCGGGTTCGCCGTCGCCGTCGACGACGACGCCGCCCCCGTGGGCTGCGACCGGTTCGTCACCCGGATTGTCCGCGGCCTGGACCCGACCGCCCGCACCCCCCGCTGGATGGCCCAGCGCCTCACCCAGGCCGGCATGCGGCCGATCTCCCTGGCCGTGGACGTGACCAACTACGTCATGCTCGACCTCGGCCAGCCCCTGCACGCCTACGACCTGGCCACCCTCGCCGCGCCGGTCGTGGTCCGCCGCGCCGCCGCCGGGGAGCGGCTGACCACCCTGGACGACGTCGACCGGGCGCTGGACCCGGCGGACCTGCTGATCACCGACTCGCCCGACGGCGCCCGCGGCGCCCGGGTCCTCGGCCTCGCCGGGGTGATGGGCGGGGCGGGGACCGAGGTCTCCGCGGGGACCACCGACGTCCTGGTCGAGGCGGCGCACTTCGACCCCGTCTCGGTCGCCCGCACCGCCCGCCGGCACCGGCTGCCCACCGAGGCCGCCAAGCGGTTCGAGCGCGGCGTGGACCCCCGGCTGCCGGCCGTCGCCGCCCAGCGGGTGGTCGACCTGCTCGTCGAGCACGGCGGCGGCACGGCCGACCCGGGCGTCACCGACCTGGACGCCACCACCGACCCGGCCCCGGTCACCCTCGACCCGGCGCTGCCCGGGCGGCTGGTCGGGGTGGACTACCCCCGCGCACAGGTCCTGGACCTGCTCCGGCAGGTCGGGTGCACCGAGTTGCCGGCCGGCGCCGGGCCCGCGGCCGGCGGGCCGCCCGACGGCGGCCTGGCCGCCGTCGGCCTCGGCGAGGGCGACCGGGCCGACGACGCCGCCGCCACCGTCCGGCTCCGCCCGCCCAGCTGGCGCCCGGACCTGACCGGCCCGGCGGACCTGGCCGAGGAGGTCGCCCGCCTCGCCGGCTACGACCAGATCCCCGCCGTGCTGCCCGCCGCCCCGGCCGGCCGGGGCCTGACCCCCGAGCAGCGCGGCCGCCGGGACGTGGCCCGGGCGCTGGCCGAGCACGGGCTCACCGAGGTGCTCTCCTACCCCTTCGTCGGCGACGTGCACGACCGCCTCGGCCTGCCCGCCGAGGACCCGCGGCGCGCGGTGCTGCGCCTGGTCAACCCGCTCGCCGAGGACGCCGGGGCGCTGCGCACCTCGGTGCTCGACACCCTGCTGGAGACCGCCCGGCGCAACACCGGCCGGGGCACCACCGACCTCGCCGTCTTCGAGATCGGCCTGGTCACCCGCCCCGCCGGGCTCCGCGCCGCGGCCGCCCCCGGGGTGGACCGGCGGCCCACCGACGCCGAGCTGGCCGCGCTGCACGCCGCCGTCCCGGCCCAGCCGCGGCACCTCGCCGGGGTGCTGGCCGGCCAGCGCGTCCCGGCCGGGGTGTGGGGCCCGGGCCGGGCCGCGGACTGGGCCGACGCCGTCGACGCCGTGCGCACCGCTGCCGCCGCCGCCGGCACCGAGGTCCGGGTGCGCCGCGGCGACCTCGCCCCGTGGCACCCGGGCCGGTGCGCGGAGGTCCTCGGCCCGGCCGGGCAGGTCCTCGGCCACGCCGGGGAGCTCCACCCCAAGGTCACCGCCGCCCTGGAGCTGCCGCCGCGCACGGTCGCCTTCGAGGTGGACCTCGACGCCCTGCTCGCCGCCGCCCCCGCCGAGCCGGTGCAGGTCGCGCCGGTCTCGACCTTCCCGCTGGCCAAGGAGGACGTGGCCCTGGTCGTCGACGACGGCGTCCCGGCCGCCGATGTCGAGGCGGCGGTGCGCGCCGGCGCCGGGGACCTGGCCGAGGAGGTCCACCTCTTCGACGTCTACACCGGCGACCAGCTGCCCGCCGGGAAGAAGTCCCTGGCCTTCGCCCTCCGGCTGCGCGCCGGGGACCGGACGCTGACCGCCGCGGAGACCGCCGAGGTGCGGGCCCGGGTCGTCCAGGTCGCCGGCGAGCGGGTCGGGGCGGTGCTGCGGGGCTGA
- a CDS encoding flavodoxin domain-containing protein produces the protein MRILVVIASKHQATAEVGDVIVEELRAAGHQARRVTPGEVRSLDGVDAVVLGSAVYMTQWMESMRDLVARRAAELRARPLWAFSVGLAGVPAGEVQDPARAAGVVRQLDPLGYVTFKGRLDPSALGLRERSVARMGSAAEGDYREWDKIRAWARGIAAELAEHAGDGQPASAEPAPDGAAPDGDAAAAGDAEPAAAGRDPGAAPAPSAGG, from the coding sequence ATGCGCATCCTCGTCGTCATCGCCTCCAAGCACCAGGCCACCGCCGAGGTCGGGGACGTCATCGTGGAAGAGCTACGCGCGGCCGGGCACCAGGCCCGCCGGGTCACGCCCGGGGAGGTGCGCTCCCTCGACGGGGTCGACGCGGTGGTCCTCGGCTCCGCCGTCTACATGACCCAGTGGATGGAGTCCATGCGCGACCTGGTCGCCCGGCGGGCCGCCGAGCTCCGGGCCCGGCCGCTGTGGGCGTTCTCCGTGGGCCTGGCCGGCGTGCCCGCCGGCGAGGTGCAGGACCCGGCCCGGGCCGCCGGGGTGGTGCGCCAGCTCGACCCGCTGGGGTACGTGACCTTCAAGGGCCGCCTCGACCCGTCGGCGCTCGGCCTGCGCGAGCGGTCGGTGGCCCGGATGGGAAGCGCCGCGGAGGGCGACTACCGCGAGTGGGACAAGATCCGGGCATGGGCGCGGGGCATCGCCGCCGAGCTCGCCGAGCACGCCGGCGACGGCCAGCCGGCCAGCGCCGAGCCCGCGCCCGACGGTGCCGCACCCGACGGTGACGCCGCGGCCGCCGGTGACGCCGAGCCCGCCGCGGCCGGCCGGGACCCCGGCGCCGCTCCCGCCCCGTCTGCCGGCGGATGA
- a CDS encoding quinone oxidoreductase: MRAVHATRAGGPEVLSAVDLPDPEPGPGDLAVQVAAAGVNFIDTYQRSGVYAMDFPHVPGSEGAGTVTAVGEGVTGFAVGDAVAWAAAPGSYAEQVLVPAEVALPVPAGLDLHTAAALPLQGMTAHYLVTSTFPVRTGQTVLLTAAAGGVGLLLTQLAVARGARVVGLVGSAEKEALAREAGAAEVIRYTELDDLTAELPRLVRDLTDGTGVDVAYDGVGKATFDASLASVRRRGMLVLFGGASGQVPPFDLQRLNQAGSLFVTRPKLGDYTAERSELLWRAEEVFAAAADGSLRVRVGAHFPLAGARAAHEALEGRGTTGKVLLIP, from the coding sequence ATGCGCGCCGTCCACGCCACCCGCGCCGGTGGCCCCGAGGTCCTGTCCGCCGTCGACCTGCCCGACCCCGAGCCGGGCCCGGGGGACTTGGCCGTCCAGGTCGCCGCCGCCGGGGTGAACTTCATCGACACCTACCAGCGCAGCGGCGTCTACGCGATGGACTTCCCGCACGTCCCCGGCTCGGAGGGGGCCGGGACGGTGACCGCGGTGGGCGAGGGCGTCACCGGCTTCGCCGTCGGGGACGCGGTGGCCTGGGCCGCCGCACCCGGCTCCTACGCCGAGCAGGTGCTGGTCCCGGCCGAGGTGGCGCTGCCGGTGCCGGCCGGCCTAGACCTGCACACCGCCGCGGCGCTGCCGCTGCAGGGGATGACCGCGCACTACCTGGTGACCTCCACGTTCCCGGTGCGGACTGGTCAGACGGTGCTGCTCACCGCCGCGGCCGGCGGGGTGGGCCTGCTGCTCACCCAGCTCGCCGTCGCCCGCGGGGCGCGGGTGGTCGGCCTGGTCGGCTCGGCGGAGAAGGAGGCCCTGGCCCGCGAGGCCGGGGCGGCCGAGGTGATCCGGTACACCGAGCTCGACGACCTCACCGCCGAGCTCCCCCGCCTGGTCCGGGACCTGACCGACGGGACCGGGGTGGACGTGGCGTACGACGGCGTGGGCAAGGCCACCTTCGACGCCTCGCTGGCCTCGGTGCGCCGCCGCGGCATGCTCGTGCTGTTCGGCGGGGCCAGCGGCCAGGTGCCCCCGTTCGACCTGCAGCGGCTCAACCAGGCCGGCTCGCTGTTCGTCACCCGGCCGAAGCTGGGCGACTACACCGCCGAGCGGTCTGAGCTGCTGTGGCGGGCCGAGGAGGTTTTCGCCGCCGCCGCGGACGGGTCGCTGCGCGTGCGGGTGGGAGCCCACTTCCCGCTGGCCGGGGCCCGCGCGGCGCACGAGGCGCTCGAGGGCCGGGGCACCACCGGCAAGGTGCTGCTCATCCCCTGA
- the argC gene encoding N-acetyl-gamma-glutamyl-phosphate reductase encodes MQVTFSAAVAGASGYAGGEVLRLLLGHPEVEIGALTAHASAGQPLSAHHPHLLPLADRVLQPTAAEVLAGHDVVVLALPHGASGELAAALDAAGSTALVLDCGADHRLTDPAAWAQFYGGEHAGAWPYGLPELVRAGTAGRQRAELRGARRVAVPGCNVTAVTLALQPGVAAGVVDPADVVAVLAVGYSGAGRAAKAHLLAAEGIGALAPYAVGGGHRHVPEIEQNLRAAGAADVRMSFTPVLAPVARGILATVTAPLAGAATPADVRAAWAEHYADEPFVHLLPAGTWPTTAMVTGANTAAVQVTVDERAGRVVAVCALDNLGKGTAGAAVQAMNLALGLPETTGLTTAGVAP; translated from the coding sequence ATGCAAGTGACGTTCTCAGCTGCCGTGGCCGGGGCCTCCGGCTACGCCGGCGGCGAGGTGCTGCGCCTCCTCCTCGGCCACCCCGAGGTCGAGATCGGTGCGCTGACCGCGCACGCCAGCGCCGGCCAGCCCCTGTCCGCCCACCACCCGCACCTGCTGCCGCTCGCGGACCGCGTCCTGCAGCCCACCGCGGCGGAGGTCCTGGCCGGCCACGACGTCGTCGTCCTCGCCCTGCCGCACGGCGCCTCCGGCGAGCTCGCCGCCGCGCTGGACGCCGCCGGCTCCACCGCCCTGGTGCTGGACTGCGGCGCCGACCACCGGCTGACCGACCCAGCCGCCTGGGCCCAGTTCTACGGCGGCGAGCACGCCGGGGCCTGGCCCTACGGCCTGCCCGAGCTGGTCCGCGCCGGCACCGCCGGCCGCCAGCGCGCGGAGCTCCGCGGCGCCCGCCGGGTCGCGGTGCCCGGGTGCAACGTCACCGCCGTCACCCTCGCCCTGCAGCCCGGCGTCGCCGCCGGCGTCGTCGACCCGGCCGACGTCGTCGCGGTCCTCGCCGTCGGCTACTCCGGCGCCGGCCGGGCCGCCAAGGCGCACCTGCTCGCCGCCGAGGGGATCGGCGCGCTCGCCCCGTACGCCGTCGGCGGCGGCCACCGGCACGTGCCGGAGATCGAGCAGAACCTGCGCGCCGCCGGCGCCGCCGACGTGCGGATGTCCTTCACCCCGGTGCTCGCCCCGGTCGCCCGCGGCATCCTCGCCACCGTCACCGCCCCGCTGGCCGGCGCCGCCACCCCGGCCGACGTGCGCGCCGCCTGGGCCGAGCACTACGCCGACGAGCCGTTCGTGCACCTGCTGCCCGCGGGCACCTGGCCGACCACCGCGATGGTCACCGGCGCCAACACCGCGGCCGTGCAGGTGACCGTGGACGAGCGGGCCGGCCGGGTGGTGGCCGTCTGCGCGCTGGACAACCTCGGCAAGGGCACCGCCGGCGCCGCCGTGCAGGCGATGAACCTCGCCCTCGGCCTGCCGGAGACCACCGGCCTGACCACCGCGGGGGTGGCCCCGTGA
- the argJ gene encoding bifunctional glutamate N-acetyltransferase/amino-acid acetyltransferase ArgJ, with protein MSVTAPAGFRAAGVTAGLKPSGRPDLALVVNDGPEHVAAGVFTTNRVTAAPVRWSRAAVGDGVARAVVLNSGGANACTGPAGFADTHRTAEHAAAALDVSAGDVLVCSTGLIGERLDLPALLGGVDAAAAALSADGGPAAATAIMTTDTVSKQTHVTGPGGAWSVGGMAKGAGMLAPGLATLLCVLTTDAVVDAATADAALRAATAVTLDRVDSDGCMSTNDTVLLLASGATGVPAGRAELTAALTAACADLARQLLADAEGASHDVAVTVRGATSEPAAVAVARAVTRSNLVKTAVFGNDPNWGRILAAVGTVPVGVAPFDADDVDVAINGVQVCRGGAVGEDRALVDLAAAREVRIDVDLHAGPAAATVWTNDLTHDYVHENSAYAT; from the coding sequence GTGAGCGTGACCGCCCCGGCCGGCTTCCGCGCCGCCGGCGTCACCGCCGGGCTCAAGCCCTCCGGCCGCCCCGACCTCGCCCTGGTCGTCAACGACGGCCCCGAGCACGTCGCCGCCGGCGTCTTCACCACCAACCGGGTCACCGCCGCCCCGGTGCGGTGGTCCCGGGCCGCGGTCGGCGACGGCGTGGCCCGCGCCGTCGTGCTGAACTCCGGCGGCGCCAACGCCTGCACCGGCCCGGCCGGCTTCGCCGACACCCACCGCACCGCCGAGCACGCCGCCGCGGCGCTCGACGTCTCCGCCGGGGACGTCCTGGTCTGCTCCACCGGCCTGATCGGGGAGCGGCTGGACCTGCCCGCCCTGCTCGGCGGGGTCGACGCAGCCGCCGCCGCGCTGTCCGCCGACGGCGGCCCGGCCGCCGCCACCGCGATCATGACCACCGACACCGTCAGCAAGCAGACCCACGTCACCGGCCCCGGGGGCGCCTGGTCGGTCGGCGGGATGGCCAAGGGCGCCGGCATGCTCGCCCCCGGCCTGGCCACCCTGCTGTGCGTGCTGACCACCGACGCCGTGGTGGACGCCGCCACCGCCGACGCCGCCCTGCGCGCGGCCACCGCCGTCACCCTCGACCGGGTGGACTCCGACGGGTGCATGTCCACCAACGACACCGTCCTGCTGCTCGCCTCCGGCGCCACGGGCGTGCCGGCCGGCCGGGCCGAGCTGACCGCGGCCCTCACCGCCGCCTGCGCGGACCTGGCCCGACAGCTCCTCGCCGACGCCGAGGGCGCCAGCCACGACGTCGCCGTCACCGTCCGCGGCGCCACCAGCGAGCCGGCCGCCGTCGCCGTCGCCCGGGCGGTGACCCGGTCCAACCTGGTCAAGACGGCCGTCTTCGGCAACGACCCCAACTGGGGCCGGATCCTGGCCGCCGTCGGCACGGTGCCGGTCGGCGTCGCCCCGTTCGACGCCGACGACGTCGACGTCGCCATCAACGGGGTGCAGGTGTGCCGCGGCGGAGCGGTGGGGGAGGACCGCGCCCTGGTCGACCTCGCCGCCGCCCGCGAGGTGCGCATCGACGTCGACCTGCACGCCGGCCCGGCCGCAGCCACCGTCTGGACCAACGACCTCACCCACGACTACGTCCACGAGAACAGCGCGTACGCGACATGA
- the argB gene encoding acetylglutamate kinase produces MTEADLTTPAALAGQAGPKSDGRDGRAGPDGAGTADPAGIADLYPRAKAEVLIQALPWLRRFAGARVVIKYGGHAMVADHLRASFAADVLFLHQVGLRPVVVHGGGPQISAMLDRVGLGTEFRGGLRVTTPDVMDVVRMVLTGKVQRELVSLLNADVAHAVGLSGEDGRLLRARRRPATVAGEHVDVGRVGDVVEVDPQAVEDLLAAGRIPVVSTVALDMDEPSQVLNVNADTAAAALAVALGATKLVILTDVEGLYAAWPDRSSLLSTVTAGQLRGLLPQLVTGMVPKMEACLRAVDGGVPQAHVIDGRQEHSMLLEIFTDAGVGTLVEPDGAP; encoded by the coding sequence ATGACCGAGGCAGACCTGACCACCCCCGCCGCCCTCGCGGGCCAGGCCGGCCCGAAGTCCGACGGCCGGGACGGCCGCGCGGGCCCGGACGGTGCCGGCACCGCCGACCCGGCCGGCATCGCCGACCTGTACCCGCGGGCCAAGGCCGAGGTGCTGATCCAGGCCCTGCCCTGGCTGCGCCGCTTCGCCGGCGCCCGGGTGGTGATCAAGTACGGCGGGCACGCGATGGTGGCCGACCACCTCCGGGCCAGCTTCGCCGCCGACGTCCTCTTCCTCCACCAGGTCGGGCTGCGCCCCGTCGTCGTGCACGGCGGCGGCCCGCAGATCTCGGCGATGCTGGACCGGGTGGGCCTGGGCACCGAGTTCCGCGGCGGGCTGCGGGTGACCACCCCGGACGTGATGGACGTGGTGCGGATGGTGCTGACCGGCAAGGTCCAGCGCGAGCTGGTCAGCCTGCTCAACGCCGACGTCGCCCACGCCGTGGGCCTGTCCGGGGAGGACGGGCGGCTGCTGCGGGCCCGGCGCCGCCCGGCCACGGTCGCCGGGGAGCACGTCGACGTCGGCCGGGTCGGCGACGTCGTCGAGGTCGACCCCCAGGCGGTGGAGGACCTGCTCGCCGCCGGCCGGATCCCGGTGGTGTCCACCGTGGCCCTCGACATGGACGAGCCCAGCCAGGTCCTCAATGTCAACGCGGACACCGCCGCCGCCGCGCTCGCCGTCGCGCTCGGGGCGACCAAGCTGGTCATCCTCACCGACGTGGAGGGCCTCTACGCCGCCTGGCCGGACCGCTCCTCCCTGCTCAGCACCGTCACCGCCGGCCAGCTCCGCGGCCTGTTGCCCCAGCTGGTGACCGGGATGGTCCCGAAGATGGAGGCCTGCCTGCGGGCCGTCGACGGCGGGGTGCCCCAGGCGCACGTCATCGACGGGCGGCAGGAGCACTCGATGCTGCTGGAGATCTTCACCGACGCCGGGGTAGGCACCCTGGTCGAGCCGGACGGGGCGCCGTGA